GTATTTATTTCAGCAGTACTATGCAAAAAAAACTAATATCCGATTTAGCACTTATTAGAGTTGAATTTTCATAATCAAGTTCTTCATAGTTGTTTAGAGAAAGAACAAGGGTAAATAATACTGGAATGTTCCTTGAttttgcttcttcttttttcttgaaTATTTATCTACAGTAATCAACCCTGGCCCTGTTTTCCTGTTAATTTCATGCActtgatagtcaaaaatattttataatattcGCGATAATATCATAAACAAAGGTTAACGTATGTAAAATCGTATGCATTCATAATTAGTTAAACTTTTTCGTGGACATTTACACAATACTTACTATTATTTGTTACGttccaaaaaaattgacatCCTGTGTCACATGCTCTTGATTTCTAGAAgtattacaaaaataacataaagTCACACTTTTAATTCGGCACGAATAccaataacattaaaaaatttacgtAGAATAGTATTTCATTAGATTTCCTCAAAGCTGTTAAATCTTTTTCCACAAATTTCGTCAGAGTTATTCGAGTTCTTGTGTAAACTTGTTATTGATTGAGCAATAATATAAACATCAACTTACACACTTCTTTCTGCACAAGGTTTCATTGAATGGCAAAGGCTGCTGACATGCAAATACacactaaaataataaataagcaCGTGagatttcttcttctttaaaaaaCCTGCTAAGCTGGAAATCACGAATGGATATCTACTATGTGAATCATTTTTATGATAGTTCAGTTATTTACAttacataaacaaaacaaaataaggatTCTTGAATATCACAACTTGATAATAACAGCTAACATAATCCCACAAAAccttataattctttttttaaacagaaattAACTactaacatttttacaaacagtGCTGCTGCAACTTTTGTCCAATGATGCACCTTGATCTCTACTGGCGGATTCgtactaaaaaaacaataagaataacAACAtctctatttttaaattattatgtcattaCCATTCACAACCAAAGTTCCTTGAGATACCAAGACACCGACGATATCTTTAAGAGCGTTGGCTGCAAGCTTAAATACTGCTTTATTAGAACAAATGGTGAAACACGCTGACCAAACAACAACATCTGATGCCACGACATATCATCCTACATGTTAcatttaataaaacattttgcgttcgtttaattttattaaatattaaattaacCACGTTAAGGCCTGTTCCAAAATTGATTGCAATttcacttaaaaaatatttttcctctTTGATCATCTCTATATTAGATAGCATGGGGTGGGGGGTAATTGAAGGGGGTGGGATAAAAAACAGGAGGGgcataaataaataatagaatTTTAAACATAATATCTATTTTTCAAATTAGTTTTATATAAGATTTATATAAGATGTTAACTTCATCTGTTTCATCATCATCTCCATCTAACAGAAGTTCTACGTCCTTCATACACCACTCCTCTCCTGTCACGTAAAACGGATCAACTGATCAGAGAAAATTGGAAGATGGACTTGTAGTGCCTGGAACATACACAGCccgttataaaaaaagaaccatagatattttgcaaaaaaacttcgggagaaaaaattaaagctgAAGCGTGTGGATATCGTTGTATATGACGTTAAATCAACGAATAATGTCAAATTTATTTGACtcctttacttttttattttaattttattttttattttttttttttttattttttttttcgggaGATGGGGGTAAATAAAGGGAGGGGGCTAAAAAAGTGAGGGGGCTGAAAAGAGAAATTACGGTATTAGAAACTTACGCATcctatttttaaaactgatcagGCAAACTTTTTTGTTGCGTCATATTACTCTTGCAAGAATTTAATTCAACATTAACTTGTAATGAGGATAATGTGAAAATGTGTTCACGAAGCAACAATCAAATAAACAAAGATCTTTAGAGCATAAAACTTTATTTGAATATCTCATCAAATACCAAGGCAATTAATTATTAAAACACaattattcaaaataaatatatatataaatatatatataaaaataaaataaataaataacctaCCTGAATGCAGAAGGAATACAACTGACCCCACATGTGCcagggtcgagtaccggatatAGCCTGATTCGTATAGTTTGAACAAATACCAAGGAATGAAGAATCAACTTCACACATATATAAGCAGATAAACAAAACCCAGTACTTGTACATGATCGAATAAATTATTTAATCAATTagtatctttttaaaaatgtagcgAGTGGTTTGTTGATGTCATGTTCTTGACGATGTAACATTTGCTTTACAAAGTCTTTTAATGACAACAGTTAAAAAGGTTATTAATTGGTAATTACAATTTGAAAACACGAGGAAGAACGCTGGaggagagaaaaaaataaataactaaaCCAAGACGTAGGCGAAACTAACGAAAAGTTGGAGCAAGCATGACATACGCAAGACAATTTTTCGTGTGGCTTGTTTTGTATGGCAAATTTAATTGGCCCGAAATTTATGATTTGTTAACTTTCATAAACACATTTGAATGCGTTGTCGGTGACTGAtggatgttcttatttttcactCTCAGGGGTGGGGAAGCGTTTTATATAACTTTTCAGCTTTAATATTATTAATAACTTCGACCAGTTATTTTTGCTACATGAACTAAACatctgtttttttaaatgtcgGTTTCGTAGCAGATTAATCATTTTGGTACGGTACATAGGTTTTGCAAAACATGAAACTAGTACATAATAACCTTCTCAATTTTGAGGTTAACTCCTATTTCTTTATTCTAATTTGACAGATTCAGGTTTCTCAGGTCGcaaacaataaaagttaattccTGGTACAATTTGGTTCACAGTcggttaagtaaaaaaaaaagattccggTTATAGGCATAACCTAAAAAACCTTCCTCGTCATGTTAGCTATTTTTTAGACTTCTTCTGTATCTCGTATAGTTTTAATCTGGTAAACATGTAAACatcttttctaatttttgtaaGAAATTCGTGTCTAATTTGAATTCCAACTTGCAAGTAAACAACCAGTTTTAATTAGTGATTTCTTCACATTTTGACTTTATACCAAGTGGTAGTCCTAGATGAATTCTcagagttttcttttttttaattcctagGGGGTGCTAACCATTACAATTATATATCAAGGGATATTTTTAAATATCAGAAATATCAGGGGATATTCCCAAAATTATTAGTCGTGACAGCCAGGTTCTATAATGAACAATTGCGTGGTAATAAATGGCAAAGCTTAACCACGTAACACCCAACAATGATTATTTCTAAAGCAATTCAATATATCTTGTAaatctatattaaaaaaaatattctattaAAACGTTACGTAAAtgattataaattttattttgtttttctttcttagtTTGTGTCACTTGTTTCTTTCTCATTTTCATCACGACGTTATGTAATGTCAAAATAATTGCTGACATACTGAAAGTAAATTTCGCTGACTAATAACACTATTATCAGTTCGATGACAATAAACACGACAAAAATGATATCGTTCATTTTTAAATCTTAATTTCTTCTTTTCGCGTATTGAAACTGTATGATCCATCGAGGCATGATGAAATATCTCAAATTACAAGTAGCAACGGATTAGTTTCTAACCAGTATGTTAGAAACCAAATATAGAATATCATCGTTCCTCGTGTAATACGAATTGCGCTTGTGGGTGTTTATCACTCTGAAGCCATAGCAACATAATCAATACCCATGCCTAATTTAGACAAGGCTCTTAGAATGCTGATGATTTTATTGGCAAACTTTTATCGCGGGCTCCTTTTCTTTTCTCTACTAGGCCTACAACGTTTTGGTATTTCAACAAAGCAACAGATTAGATAGATATACATTTTACAATTACGGTTATACTGGAAGAAATAAGGAAACGATTTTGAAAGGATATTTAAAGGATATTTAAAATCTTGATGACGTTATGTGATTCAGCTAAGTTTTACGTCTTTCTTAAGACACTTGCGGAAACACTAAACTCTAATCACTCCACAAAAATACAACGTTTAAGTTCTGTATCGAAgtatcattgctgacgtcagcaatattTAAATGACCGATCTTCATTGTTCTTCTACCTTTTTCACAGGCTTACGTCTTATATTAAGACGCTAAGTCAGTATTTATACGGACAATGTTGATATGCACTTTTCTCCTCAAAATAAGCGACTTACGGACGTATCGTAGAAAGGTCGAAATTGAAATTTCTTTGCTAACCAACAAATATCGGAGTCGAAACGAAACTAAAAAGTAGGAGGATTCTTCGCGATAATATTaggaataagtaaaaaaaaaacacgaaacgAACAACAAGGAATTTACGGTATTGCAAAGGgtcaaataatatattttttacatgagGGTTCAGCATGTCGTTTTGTCTTGCATTATCAATTATTCATAGacgttcaatagtttcattaATTGAAAATAATGAATGTATATATAAAGATTCTTGCATGGGTACGATGTACGCACTTCGACAAGATCAACTTCAACAAGACCAAATAGCAATATACTCCCAATACTTGTCGTTATAATATTAAGGGGATTTCAACGTAGGAATACAAAAAGCGAGAAACTGTATTATAATTTCTCAACAACAAGCACGTTACGCCACAACATCcatattttaatgacgtcaatgTTTTAGATTAAATTTATAAAGTCATTGAAGCGCAATCACAACTTTGAGATCTAATAACTTGGTATCGGGTGAAAGTTACTGACTTCAGCTTATGCgttggtaactagggacaacctggaaCCAATATGAGACTAATTTATAGATGATGGATCAACCCACGAACAGGTGAATTGATCATGTTatcaaataacatttttcaccTCCGTCGCCTGTAACCGTTCAGGTGCCATCGCTGACGTCATAAAAATTCCTAAAACCTTCtatattttcattgtttttctgtataatttttACAACTCTTTTTTAGAGGATTTGTTCGTTATGACTTTACTTCTTAAAGAAAATGTGCACTTTTAAATAGGCAAAGCAAGAAATGAATCAGCTATTTTTCTGCTTACAACTTTCCACTCACAAAAACAACCCCCCTTCTGGAAAAGAGGAAAATTGTAGACACAGGTCAGCTGACCGCGAGGCAGACTAAAACATTGTCTTTATaacctttttaaattatttttatattcagcATAACCTTCTGTATCAACAGTAGCTAACTAACGAAATATTTCGAAAAATTGAAGTTGGAATTTTATCGTGGATATATTCTATATGCAAATTTTACTACGTTGATAATGCGAGGCATCCAATTTTTCCGTGTGATAGCTTATCAAATAAGGCTtcgtaattatgtttttcctcatTGCTTTTTCTCATGTGTGTTTTTATAGTGtgctgttatttttaaatttttaatgttcGCCTTAGGCAACGTGAATATATGCACTGTTTTCTTAAGGGATTTCCGCTGCTAACATTCACATATTAtcttaaattcaatttttgtaaaTAGCATAAAAATAGCGTAGTAAGCCTTTAGCCAATAATATTTATTTGGTAACTATAACAAATACAGCATATCCTCACCTTTAACTCGCAGAGAGTTAAGGTAGCTACTTTgtcttatagctagctaaaaacagGCAGGTAGGCCTAcctaaaaaatttctttctgcTTAGAACAAGCCACTGGCTACGTTGTAAAATTACTAGTTGTAGTTTAACTCGACAATTTAGGGCAGGATTTCGATAAATGTTTCTAtgaattctaaatttttaagcaaCAAACTGCGTTAACCCTAATTAACCTAGGCTCCTTTTGCCTGTGTAACGCTGAGGAAGAATTGGGCATGCATTGTCCGATGGGTATAAAgttaatttgatgacgtcactggGATGGAGATTGACTTGTACTAAAAAGGGGGCTTATAGTAATCATATGTTTTCTTGAAAGTCCTTGAAGTTCTCAGGTCCTTGCTTAAGAATTAAACTTGAGAGCAAAGTTAAAGTTTTTCTATCTCCCCATCTTTCCTGGTCGATTTTGAAGAAATCGCACGATAGAAGATAAAGACATGTGTTACACATCGTACATCAGATGTGAACGGGTTAAACGAAGCAGATGctccattttaaaaattgtttgtagCTAATTAAACTGCTTCTAATTTTTAGGGATCTCACACAATAAAGCAGCAGCTTTATAATTGCGAAACTGTGACAGTTTCACCGAGAATGTTATTGTGTATACACCTGCTAAAAGTTCGAAACTAACCGGAAATGTAAACCGGTGTCGCGGAAAATAAGTACTCCCCTAAAAAAGTACTCCCCAGTATTTATTTCCGGGAAAAAGGTACTCCCAAGTATATATTTCCCAGGAAATTGATACTCCCGGGAGTACTCTTATCCTAGGAAATAAAGACTCCTTCGGGAAATAAGTACTTCCGGCAGTATAAATTTCCTAGGAAATAAGCACGCTTAAGACATGAAATAGAAAttgagggaattaatttttgcttatttgcgggttttctttgccaagatttgaaccagcgaagtATATTATTTCGAAAAGTTCTTGAAAATTCTTCACAAACCCCtaggaaaataaaagaaactcgTCCCCAATAGGTCAAAACCAGGAAAATTAGCTCAcgcaaaatgcaatttttctgattttattttttgaccgcGAAAATGGATTCCCCCTCTTAAGTCAGATTTTGTCAGACTTTTAGACCCCCCTCCCCTATGAAGGCTGCCGTCATATGTGAACGATCCCTAAGTACGAGGGTAAACTGAGCCTTGAAGTATAGTTTTGACAATAATTATGAATTGTTATGAAAGctatcacgtgatgtaaaaatatttcgaaatttttttgatgacgtcgcgATTTGGGGAATTTTTGGTACTGGGAGAACAATTCGCGATAACTTTTGATCGAATATAAGccgtcattattaatttctagcGAAATTTTCGACTTTTCAGtcgtcttgttttttttttgccataaaCTTGTTTGTGACGAAAGTATTTAATTGATGGCAAAATCATTATGGGaaatgaaagaatgaaaaaagagaaaaatgttttctgtgAAGAATGATTAGTGTTATCCGACATCACAAAAACTCAACATAATAAAGataaagaataaaagaaaaacgaaataaaaactACTTTAATGCATAATAATTGTTAAAATTTCGCAGTGTAAAAATCAAACAAGTtgcgaaaaaaatcaaaactaaaGTCAGATAAAAAAGGGAAATTTACAATCAAATCTTACTCTTTTTCAATTGTTGCTCTTTAGCTCAAAAAGGGGTGGGGCAGTTTTGTCTTGAACAGGTTTGGCTTCTGaccattttgaaaaatagtCAATCAATACAATTAAGTGTTTGTAGCCATTCATTTCGGGTAGATTGCATATATCCACCCCAACTTGTTGCATAACATTTGAATCGACATGGATACTTTGAAGTTCAGATGAGATCTTCTTGACTATTTTCCCTTGTTTTTGGCATTTTTGACAAGTTCGAATATAGTTTTTAACATCATCGACCATACCATGCCAATAAAATCTCTCGGATACTTTTTGGTAGGTCGAGTCGCGTCCTCTATGACCACTCATTGCCACTGACTCGACAGTTTCATTGATGCCCTCGTGTATGTCGTGAATGATgacattttttctttgattttcaaaaataactcTTCTGGTCCCTTTAAACGTCAGATGACCatcaacaattgaaaagtttttaCTCGATTTCCTAAAGTTACTTTTGTctcctttttttttatatgagcaGGGTACTGCCCATTTCTAATATAATTCTCAATATCTTGCAATTTCACATGCTTATTCGTCGACATGTTGATTAAAATTAAGAAGCTTGAATAACATAAACATTCGAATTTTTTCATACACATGCAATGGAGAGTCTTCTTCTGGGAGTGCTTTTTTCCTAGGAAAAAAGTACTCCGTAGCTTTAATCGGGGGAGTACTTATTTCCTAGAGGGAGTACTTTTTTCCCAGGATAAAAGTACTCCGGGAGTATTTATTTCCGGGAAATAAGTACTCCGGGAGTACTTTTTTTCAGGGAGTACTTATTTTCTGCTACACCGGAAATACGCGCATAAAAAGCGCCCGCAAAAAATAATACTCAAAAGGTATACCGAAGGACTTACTCAGGCTTATAGACAAGTAATTTTCTCTCCGTGATTGCTAAacgaaaaaaaacagaacaaatcACCATTGTCTGGAAAAGGTTGGCAGAAGTTTTTTATtctgctttaataaaaaaagaaatctctAACTGTTTACTTTTGCTTTTTGCTTTCTTTAACTTTTATCAAATtgagatttaaatttttttttcatgctgtaaaatataaaaaccaaaCCAAAACTAATAGTATGGATTTTAATACGATTGATTCGCAGCTGGTGTCTTTTAGTTTCATTTTGTCTAAATCGAAAATtttggaacaaaaaaaaatgataaacaaaaagataaaacacaaagaaaagaatgttttttttgtttcatgtaTAGACAGATGGTTTTCATAGTTTTACATGCGGAAATAAATGATAGCTTTATATTATTTATGCAAGGGTCGTAGAAGGTCCAAGAATATTTACATTGCTTCGAGGAAGGTACTTCAAACCAGTTTAGCTATGGAAAAAGTCGAGGAATTTGAAACAGCAATGCTTATAGTCATCGTGGTACTGATCGTCTTCGCCACGATTTTTAACCTGGTTATCATTACGGCTTTAACAAGAAGCTACCATCGAAGAAAATATCGCGATTACATTTTAATATCGGCTTCTTTTTGTGATTTGACCAGAATTCTTCTTGTTGGTTCACTCGAAGTTCGTGGTTTATCTGATCATGAATTTTTACACGGACGAGGACTGTGCATTTCAGAagcattttttatgtatttttttgagTTTTCTTCCATTTGTCATATCTTTGCGTTGGCAATTGATAGATATCTATGCAGTATCAAACAAAATTATGCACTTGTGCTTTACACAAAAACATTATACATTCCACTCAGTTTATTTCTGATTTACGGTTATGCGTTCCTGTGGTCTGTTTTACCAGTATTCGGTTTGGGGAGGTATGACAAACAGAGTGGGAATGTTCAATGTGGGTTAGTTCCGTATAAAAATTCATTGGGTAAAATATACATGACTCTGGTTTTAACTTTCGTCTTTGTGTTGCCTATTTCAATAATTTGCTTTACAGCACTTAAGATTATGAAACATATTAGAACGAACTTCAACAGCAGAGTGTCGTGTATATCTAGAGCTTCCACCAAAAGTATATCACAAGTCGACTACATCACAGAGGATATAGTCCAAGTACGTCTAGTAATAGCAACAACTATTACATTTGTTTTGACGTGGTTACCTTATGACGTGATATTAGCACATGAAGTTTACAAGGGTGAAAGTGCTAACGAATACGTGGAAGTGACAATGACAGTCATTGGTCAAACATCTGCGTTAATTATGCCGCTTATTTATATCGTCCTTTACAAAGATTTGAGAAGAACTATTCGCACAATGAAGAGGAAAGCAAACAACTTTTTTGGCGACCATGAATAATGCTTATTAAATGCAAAACTACAATGTTGATAAAAGTGTGTAGTCAGTTTTAAACTTCGTaatgttttgacaaaacatttttgaaacactgCCACTGTATAAAGTTCGTAATTAAATGACAGCACAATAAGATTTTATTCTTTGGATAGGAACGCTACAAACATCATTCGTATATTTAAGCATGTGAATCTGTATATCCTCATTTCATAACACCAATGCAAATAACGTTATTCTTGTACAAGATATTCCAGAAAAGAAAATATGCGAAAAGATGTGTACACCGCTAATAAGATACTCATCTTTAAGACCaaaatctttacttttttatttcgcgATGGGTCCTCAAATTTTTGAGCACTGCTTTTACTGTGTATTCTTTTAGTGAGTAATGACCAAACGTGCATGGATCGTGCTAATACGAAATTTTTAAGAtacaaataacaaatgcgatatattcatACTGACTTTGTTGTGATCgcgtaataaaccaatcacgagccatgatttttttttaataatcaattttcaattttttgcagCCTGAACATGCTGACAAAGAAAGATGAGAGCTAGGGTTGCAACGACCATTTTTGATGTTGTGGTGTTGAGAATTGCTTGTCTCTTTTTGTTGACCTTTTTTGTCCTCTAAaagttttctatttctttaatatttgttttttatatatttttacatgttaagttttttagccatgtatgAATGTTAACcaaatcaaaaattaagattTGTCTACAAAGATCTCCTAAAACGTTGCCTACATTTTATTAAACctgcttgtttttattaaaaaataatataccttgaataatatttacaaaagttGATCTTTGCTTCTGAAGGCGCGCAGTGCTCAATAAAATAAGAATCGCCTTACACAATGCAATAGTGTTATACAACACTATTGCATGGTATAAAGGGATTTAGTGATATTTGGGattaaaaaataactatttttaaCTGCATCTTACATTTAAGCAATGGTGTTAAGAGAATCATAACTTTCGGTTGCTAAATTGTAGTAGAATGTAGCAAAATACGATGAAAACCGGCTAAAACAACCACCTCTATAAGACGGACAGCTGTACTTGGAACGGATAAATCTTCCgctaaactcttataaaattctTAGTAAAACAGACACTCATATATCCGACAGACAATTTTTTTGCGCTAAATAAAGTTTTCCACTATAACGACAAATAATAttcttcaatattttctatttaaGACATTTTATTATCATCATAATAAACCGAAAATCTCTCTAAaacgcaacctcgttcccagggcattttgctttgttgatgaagttgatagcggcgaaaagTTGGCCActtcgtaataacggctcaagGGCCACAAGACCCCGGGGACAAGGTTGTCTAAAGCAGACATCTTTATAAAGCggacaatttttttgcaatgaTTGTGGCCGCTTTATTGAAATTCCACTGTACAATAATTAATGAGAATAGTTCTAAAGCGAGtcttgaaaattatttacaacCATGGAAGTAGCTAACTACTTAATGTCACAAATAAAATTACACCAAAACTTCAATTCTTCTTGCAGATAAAGTAGAATTCTGTGTCACATGAATTATCATTCCATTTGCCTTTTAGATCAATGGAAACGCAATCTTCGTTATTTAAGTTGTTCGGTTCGCCACTTGCCCAGTTAAGATAATCTGTTTTTGTTCCATCAACCCAGCGAAAATGACGTTCAAGGTTGATGTCGTGAAGGCCAATGCTGGCTCCATGATAGCCAGAAGATATATTTCTAAATAAATTGATATAGAAATTGATGTTCTTTTTAATATTGCTAAGTatagaaatttaaataagtaacttCTTTACCCATATAAACTATGCAATTTGTTAGTGATGAATGTATTTTCTTCATTAGAGTGAATACTTGTCAGTTTCGCTCCTGACAAGTCGCAAAAATTTGCGGCGTCTTTCCATTTTTTACGTTCACGGGAAAAGTAATACGAAGTACCGTTTTCGTACTGTGTCCAAAGATAACCtaaatttaaaaagctttttaacaATTCACGAAAATATGGATTGTATGGTACAATTAAGTTACTATTTCCCgagttttttttcacaaaagttgCAACACCACCAATTTTACGTACCTGAGAAGTTTTTATGTTCTTCAAATGTCTTCTTTATTGAATAGATCTATAAACACAGCGTGAAGCAATTAATTGTAGCCTGTTAATTTTAAtcaattgaaaattaaattttattttttacaagggctatgtttgttataaaatataagtTTGCTATTCCATTTCAATCGTTGTATTTTGCAGAACTTTGGTAAGATGTTTTCGAATAATCAatgaaaaatgtataatttccaaccctggaaaaaatatattgagaaTTTCGTTCGGATCTCTCCCTTTCTCCCAAGGTCAATGTTGAAGTTGAAATATGCTTAGCTGATGCTAACAGAAATACTCGTGAAATCGTTGACTTTGGGTTAAAGGGGGAATATAACAAGAGATTATGACATCGTGGAAATTTTGTGCATCAGAACGTGTTTTATAAGGCAATAAAGATAAAAGCAATAGAAAAATCAGCAAAATCAACATCAGTTTGATACATATacttacttttttaaataatttctctaAGTCCATAGTGAAATTTTCTAAACATTATTAGTACAAAATTTATCAAACAAGTTAATTTACTGACATTACATTCTCTGTTAAATCCAAAAACGAAAGATCTCTTATCAATGTGCAACATATTTCGGTACTACTTTAAAGGAACATTGACCTCTTATTCTCAATTATGCTGGCTAGCAACATTACCCAACAACAGGGAACATAACATTCAACtcgtagaaataaaaatataaaaaacacttATAAAATTATGTGGCTTACTTTTGATTTGTTCAGTTTGGTTCTGCATTTTATTAATCTAAATGAAATTCTGATCATATCGAAAGAGTCGAATTagcaaaatattcttaaaaaaagacCCATTGTGAAGTAAACAAATCAAGTGTGTTAATGAAATTAGCAGTTTCcatcattaaaaaataagaaaaaaggaGAAGTAAAAAGTGAGAATGGGCGtcgaacagttttaaaaattggtCTAATTGGTTAATTTAATTGTTGTTGATACttgatataaaatatatttactttatcaaatatattttatgttcAAGTTTTAtcactttattttataatttttctaaaatttaatacGCAAATTGTTTTACAAAACATAGTATTTAAAGATACATACGATGTCCTTGAATTTGTTTTCAGCTTTCGAAAAGTTACCTAAAATGGCAAACGTAGTTACTCTTAAGATATAGTAAAGTCTAACCAATCGCAACAATTAAATTCtgctattaatttaaaaaaagttggaactcccaaaattttaataaaaagtggTATTTACTCACAATGTTAATTACGAAGTTAAAACTTCCTCAAAAGCTCAGGTTTTACTACCACTTTTCATTGCAAAGCCATACTCTGAAATTCCGTTGCATTAGTTAGAACTTACTCACAATTTCAGT
This is a stretch of genomic DNA from Hydractinia symbiolongicarpus strain clone_291-10 chromosome 9, HSymV2.1, whole genome shotgun sequence. It encodes these proteins:
- the LOC130656313 gene encoding C-type lectin domain family 4 member F-like; translation: MAVSNKLFFDNLPDSNEEEHERSEMEEYATVKKCISHEETLASKKSIVFFTNPSSCWYFIIVVGFLFSVTAFAMATHSVLKDNSSDLHYSAKVGRQQQKSSVCNDSNLKSKLEEYVKKTDLLKTELKNLTKMINQTELIKKKVDKQDTEIKILHKKFEDTALDINGLKFMIENVKKLQFEIVSNFSKAENKFKDIINKMQNQTEQIKKNFTMDLEKLFKKIYSIKKTFEEHKNFSGYLWTQYENGTSYYFSRERKKWKDAANFCDLSGAKLTSIHSNEENTFITNKLHSLYGNISSGYHGASIGLHDINLERHFRWVDGTKTDYLNWASGEPNNLNNEDCVSIDLKGKWNDNSCDTEFYFICKKN
- the LOC130656315 gene encoding parapinopsin-like — encoded protein: MIALYYLCKGRRRSKNIYIASRKVLQTSLAMEKVEEFETAMLIVIVVLIVFATIFNLVIITALTRSYHRRKYRDYILISASFCDLTRILLVGSLEVRGLSDHEFLHGRGLCISEAFFMYFFEFSSICHIFALAIDRYLCSIKQNYALVLYTKTLYIPLSLFLIYGYAFLWSVLPVFGLGRYDKQSGNVQCGLVPYKNSLGKIYMTLVLTFVFVLPISIICFTALKIMKHIRTNFNSRVSCISRASTKSISQVDYITEDIVQVRLVIATTITFVLTWLPYDVILAHEVYKGESANEYVEVTMTVIGQTSALIMPLIYIVLYKDLRRTIRTMKRKANNFFGDHE